From one Streptobacillus ratti genomic stretch:
- a CDS encoding DUF997 family protein: MKKQIDKEALITSIIYLLYFVWWYYFAYIYPPKNV; this comes from the coding sequence ATGAAAAAACAAATTGATAAAGAGGCTTTAATAACAAGTATAATTTATTTATTATATTTTGTATGGTGGTATTATTTTGCATATATTTATCCACCTAAAAATGTTGA